Part of the Paramisgurnus dabryanus chromosome 21, PD_genome_1.1, whole genome shotgun sequence genome, AATGACAGGGGAGGAACTGGTCCACAGACCATCTCCTCAGTAATCTGAagagaagcggtcgaaaatggacaaaaagagacggatttaaacaccaagtgtaaacgtaatgtctctctctcgtccacttgtgatctgatcgatgaaaacacatcttaataccaagtttaacagcccctgtgatatttttcctcgcgtggatgaaaaaggagtgtctaagcTACGTTTATGATTGCTTTTTGTAacttatgtgattttaagcggacatatcatgacaatcagactttttacatgtttaacataaatctgtgtgctttgacggatcacaggcaaaggacaatgcaaattgttcattttttttcattgcttttgctttagctactggaagccatgttaaccttggcatgacaggGCCACCGTActagttaaaacgcgttccgaatgggggggggctagaaactAATAAtcagttggttgtcatatagagctttaccgctagatgggagtagatcctacacagtggGGCTTTAAACGTTGTTAAAATGGTCAGTAGTTAAATGGCACTGCCATCTATAGGACAACAGAGGTACGTGTTGTTAAAAAAATCTCAgaattatgttaaaatactataatattgtaaaaaaagatttagcCTTACCTTAAAATCATAATAATTATGAGTGTCTCTTTAAACAGTTTAAGAAGCTTTCAGTGTCTTTCATTTTCGCAATCTTATTTTGTTAACTGTATAAAAAAGTTTGGTGGTAAAAAAGTGGTGGTACAACGTATATTTGTAAGAGGactattattttgaaatattgaaCAGAAGTAGGACGtaccagagtcgtataataacagagttacgaaacgctttgatctcgccgccgcacggtcacgtgattcatgtaacgttctacagttccaaaccaagcagggctgtcaatctgtttgcataggttttcagctattttaggtaaatattagcttgtaatgggaattgatcactatacttactgtgtttataacggttttttttactagggagtgatggaaatacagtaaatcagttaataaagataaacagttaattgtgacccaaagataactgtggttatctataccaactacagcaacacagtttatcttttattattgtagcaaaatatggctatataaatggctatcaatctgctaaaaacataattcctacacttttactatattaaaatcacaaaaaagatcgccaacgcggttatttgtaacagtgaagcataacagaaacacactaaattcatattttaaattcacattaaatgttaatataatcatacatgattttcgaggatacatcactcgtattacttaccaaacacaatgaaacacatagcagcattgtgaagcagtgtgactttctttaaggcatttagcttgtcgctgttgccccctagtgttactcgtaatatataaataagataagtataaagtagatggccaccagtaataacatattaaaccattaaatctatattattcacacattatacacaactcattaaaatataaaatttttactagttattattaacgataatcattacctacagcagagttcataaaatatcactgttgactatattaatgaaatgtccgaaaatgtaaagagaaacggtcatttcatcgatttacccagcaggtgccattgaaatgaatgggcttcagtgctgcgtttggaactatgcgtcactaccggtcactacatgaaacgctgttacttccgcattccattcttacaacggacgtctatgtgagtgtcgtaactctattattatacgactctgggaCGTACGTACTCGAACAAGTACCAGTAGCAAGCACGCCCATATAATAATTTTGTGTCACTACAGTTTATTTATCTGTTTATAACTTATGGTCATCGCTTGTCGTGTAATGGCGGAACAGATAACGAGAGAAGATGCGTTGACACAGGAAGGTTACAAACACGCATGTCACATTATGCTGTACGGAGACTGCAGTGCCAAACTCTTCGGGAAAATACCAATCAAACATATAGTTCTGGTAAGACTTAGCCAACTGCATAGCTTTTTTACCAGCGCACCTAAACGTGGCATGAAGTTAAAAATAAAGCATACAAATGAATGCCCGGGAAACATAAACCTGAATCCGCGATTACTGTCATTCAGATGCAGATGCGTTTTGATGGGTTGCTTGGTTTCCCAGGGGGGTGAGTTCATTCTTCTGGACGaacaaacaaaactttaaataatGCTTTTGTAGTTATTTATAAATCTGCAGTCATGTAGCTGCCATTGCtgagcacacacacatgctgtgTGGACTCGGGAGTCATTTGTATGTGATCTGTAGATTGGTGAACCCTTCGAAAGAAACTTTGGAGGCGGGGCTGAGCAGAGAGCTACATGAAGAGGTGGGCGTGGCCATACCAGTGGGCGTCGACAACCACATATCTTCGTGCCTGGCTCCGTCCTGCCCTCGGCTCATCACACACTTTTACATCAAAAAGATGACAGAGGCAGAGCtgagagagatagagaaagCAGCTGTAGCTACGGCCACAGATCATGGTTTAGAGGTAAATCCATGTGCTCAATATTTTCATTtgagctgtattttttaaagcaTACACACTCAACATGTGTGCAATGATTTTTTGTTTCATATCTGTCTCAGGTGTTGGGTATGGTTAGAGTACCACTGTACTTTCTGAAGAACGGAGGTGGTCTTCCTTATTTCCTGTCTCATTCGTTTATCAGTAACTCCCGAGCCCAGCTGATCTCTGCCCTGCAGCGATGTGGCTTGGTGTCCCAGGGGAACCTGGATAAGGCTGTGAGACAGGCTGAGCAGATGAGATGCACACACAGCGCTGATCCGCACTGACATGAGTTTACACAGCGATGCCTTTTCACCTCAGGGCCATGCAGATCAGCCCAACTCCCAAAGCTACGGTAGTAGGAACTACCCCGTCTACTTACCTTAACCTTGTTAACAGAGGCtcatgtatttattataatttactGTCCTGGGGCAAAATTGTagcataaataaattaataaaacatcactgtaattgcaaacattctgaaaataatataatttatatgcATGGATGTCATTTAACTCTTTAAAGAGaatttattatttatgcatTATACGATGAATGAGTAGGTTATTTAATCCCTTTCTTTTTCATCCCATGGCCACCAttaaattatgttaaaattacatCAAAGCTATTTATGAGAATTTGTGAGGTAACACAAATAAACATGAAGCTATTGTCTACATTTTTTCTATATTTCGCATGTCATTTGCACTACTTACAATGGTCACAGGGTTGTGCTGTCAGCTTGCACTTTGTGACAGCTTCAGGTCTTTATTGCTGGCTGTTGTTGCTCTTCTCCCTCATTAGCGGTGTCTAGTTTCAGTAAGCTCCATTATCCGGAGGTTGCATTCGAAGGCTGCATACGTCAAAAGGATGTCTCATTTCAGAAAAGCAAGTAGGACACTCTGAATGTGATGATCTTTCATGGGAATTCAGAGGATGCGTGACATGTATCCTTCGCGGCTGCAAATAAACCACAATTCCTTGCATCTTTGTGAACAATGTCATTCTACACATTGGCAGATGTTAATACTAAAGAAGTTTCGAGTTTTTAAGTAGCTTAACTTAGTTGCTAAGAGGCACTCTTTTCTATATCAAGTaatataaaactttaaaaaaacaaatgaacaCATGATTTAAATTATGATAACATCATTTGTAGCACATTAACAGACACTGGGATaaactataatattaaatactggagctatataatgtaaagtatATTGATATTATAGTTATAGAAATTTAGTTAATTAGATAATTGTCTCATTACCCTACAACTCACCTCAAATCTCTGGGAAAACGGGTAAACTTTGTTCTTCTTATTATCTCTCTAACAAATATCTGTTGTATGCAGAGGTGGatactacttaagtatttttactttctacataaaagtacatttataAGTATTCGaatttatcagtgtttttctttggacatccaaagcatattatcataatttttactccactacatttcataatttcaagtatttggtatagtattttttttacttaagtaaaaagtacttttgtacttttactcaagaaaagtaaaagtacacaatttttatgtaattaggtattaaataaattttaatatgcaatataaaaaggaatacacagtatgattctatgctttagaacaGTGTTTcgcaatcctggtcctcgaggaccccctcccagaaagttttagatgtctccttatttaacacacctgacttaactcatcagcttcttagggagacatgtttaccattttggaaggaggctgataagttgaatcgggaattttaaataaggagacatctaaaactttctgggagggggtgctcgagggccaggattgggaaacactgctttaGAAtatagtgaacattttttagtaaactAGTTTTTTTCCCCAAGataaacactctgataaagcacagatgcttggaaaatgtacttaaaatactcaagtagtgtcgGCCGCTGGTTGAATATACACTGCAGCtcacacattttattttcaaattatttgATGCGGGGCGCAACGATACTGTAATCTTTTTGGTATAGCAACTTGATACTTCCTTTTTACTTTTCTGTCCGTATGTCCTACGAAGGACTTCTTGTTTAATTTTAGGTTGAGGACCCTCAGTACACCACATACTTTAGAGGATGCAACCTCCAGAGGAGGATGCTAAGGGTGCAGCCTTCTGAAACGAGACGCGCTATTGGTATTCACTCCCGAAAGTCACTCATGATTtgtataaagttaaacttttctccaCTTGGTCGCCTAGTTTCTGTCACTAACTGTCACTTTTGCATGTGTGGCCGGAAGTcaccaagcttccattgaaattaaTGAGATCATGTAGCTCTGCCACTGCTTGTCGCTGGCGGTCTGAATGGGACTTTAGTTCTCTGAATCTAAAAATCACTATTCAGTAGTGATGTTATTAACATTTGTGCATTTTGGAGATGCCTGCGTGATTTACACAACATTCAACATATGCGTTTTCCCAGGAATTGAACTCATGACCTTTATATTGCTAGCTTTGCTATGCGTGACTAGCGACAGGAACAAAACCTTTGTGGATCTTTCACTGGAATGATCGTTTTTAACTTCCTCTTTCTTGTTATAGAATACAGTTCCACAAAATTCAAGACTTCCAGAATTTTCATTACTCATTATGTTATGTAACCCCTACTGTACCTCTGTTTCTCAGagatcttaaaaaatgtatagcgTGGACGAACATTTTTCTTCTGAAGTTCAGAAGTAATAAGTTGAATTTAACTAGCATGCAAACAAAAGTTTGTGTGTTCTGTGTACTATTACATACACAGACATACAAGACAATTTTGTTATTCCCTCTTTGTGGCCATAGTTTGCAAAGCCCAAACCTGAACTACACTGAATACCTTTGGGATGAATTGGAATGTTGACCATAAGCTGAATCATCATCACGGCCTGACTGACTGATGCTAAATGTTACAAATGTTTCtacttaaatgttaaacaagcACAATGGGTGTGATATTCTGATGTCCACATGCTTTCGGTCATAGTGTACATATGATAAATTCTGTACATTCAGCATCTGTTGATTACAAGAGACAACAGCTTTGGTCACGAACACTCAGTGTCCATTTGCAACACTGTGCAATTTAATTGCATGAGTGTATGAGTATGCTTTTGAGCCATCGAGATGAAGTAGGTCAGAGCTGTGAGGATTGACTGACCAAGTGGAAGCTGAACTGTCCCTGGGGATGCCGGGATAGCAGGAGTTGATGTAGGCGAGAGGCAAACAGATAACCAATGAAAGAGCTGACATATTGGATGTTGCGCTCTCAGTGTTACAACTGCGTATGTGGTTGCTACCTGCCAGGGCTTTTAAATCACTCGTGTTGCACAAATCTGACAACCTGTTGTGGTGTAAGTCACATTGATCTCAAAATCACATCATGGATTCCCCTAGGCTCCTTCACAATGGAGTCGCCATTCCAAACACT contains:
- the LOC135775662 gene encoding U8 snoRNA-decapping enzyme; this translates as MVIACRVMAEQITREDALTQEGYKHACHIMLYGDCSAKLFGKIPIKHIVLMQMRFDGLLGFPGGLVNPSKETLEAGLSRELHEEVGVAIPVGVDNHISSCLAPSCPRLITHFYIKKMTEAELREIEKAAVATATDHGLEVLGMVRVPLYFLKNGGGLPYFLSHSFISNSRAQLISALQRCGLVSQGNLDKAVRQAEQMRCTHSADPH